A genomic stretch from Erwinia sp. E_sp_B01_1 includes:
- a CDS encoding YcgN family cysteine cluster protein, whose amino-acid sequence MTDTPFWQRKTLEQMSDEEWESLCDGCGQCCLNKLQDADTDEIYFTNVACNQLNIKTCQCRNYERRFELEEDCLKLTRENLPTFSWLPPSCAYRVLAEGKNLPVWHPLRSGSKAAMHAARISVRHIAVRESEVRDWEDHIINRPHR is encoded by the coding sequence ATGACTGATACCCCTTTCTGGCAGCGGAAAACGCTGGAACAAATGAGTGATGAGGAATGGGAATCCTTGTGTGACGGATGTGGCCAGTGCTGTCTGAACAAGCTGCAGGATGCGGACACTGATGAAATCTATTTCACCAACGTCGCCTGTAATCAGCTCAATATCAAAACCTGCCAGTGCCGTAATTATGAGCGCCGCTTCGAACTGGAAGAGGATTGCCTCAAATTAACGCGGGAAAATTTACCCACTTTTTCCTGGCTACCGCCCAGCTGTGCCTATCGGGTACTGGCTGAAGGCAAGAATCTGCCGGTCTGGCACCCTTTACGCAGTGGCTCTAAAGCCGCTATGCATGCCGCGCGTATTTCTGTCCGGCATATTGCGGTGCGTGAAAGTGAAGTGCGGGACTGGGAAGATCATATTATTAACCGGCCTCATCGCTGA
- a CDS encoding fumarylacetoacetate hydrolase family protein: MYQHHNWQGALLDYPVSKVVCVGSNYAKHIKEMGSATPSEPVLFIKPETALCDIRQPLSIPKDLGAVHHEVELAVLIGSTLKHATEDHVAKAIAGYGVALDLTLRDVQAGCKKAGQPWEKAKGFDNSCPVSGFIPVSEFGADPQNVELKLLVNGEVRQQGSTEDMIHKILPLIAYMSKFFTLRAGDIILTGTPEGVGPMASGDKLEVSLGGHGVATRVL, from the coding sequence ATGTATCAGCATCACAACTGGCAGGGCGCATTGTTGGATTATCCGGTAAGCAAAGTGGTCTGCGTGGGCAGTAATTATGCCAAACATATTAAAGAGATGGGCAGCGCTACACCTTCAGAACCGGTGTTGTTTATTAAACCTGAAACGGCGCTCTGCGATATCCGTCAGCCGCTTTCAATCCCTAAGGATCTTGGCGCGGTACACCACGAAGTTGAACTGGCCGTGCTGATCGGTTCTACTTTAAAGCATGCAACAGAAGACCACGTGGCCAAAGCCATCGCGGGCTACGGGGTGGCCCTGGATTTGACGCTGCGTGATGTGCAGGCGGGCTGCAAAAAAGCCGGGCAACCCTGGGAAAAAGCCAAAGGTTTCGACAACTCCTGCCCTGTTTCCGGTTTTATTCCGGTCAGTGAATTTGGTGCCGATCCGCAAAATGTGGAACTGAAGCTGTTAGTGAATGGTGAAGTTCGCCAGCAGGGCAGCACCGAAGATATGATCCATAAGATCCTGCCGCTGATTGCCTATATGAGCAAATTCTTCACCCTGCGCGCCGGGGATATTATTCTGACGGGCACCCCGGAAGGAGTAGGGCCGATGGCCTCCGGCGATAAGCTGGAAGTCTCGCTGGGCGGACATGGCGTCGCTACTCGCGTGCTGTAA
- a CDS encoding lytic murein transglycosylase — translation MKLTSLSSIIFSLILAGCASKNNAAPTPQTPVPATPSASSAPASASQGGFLQAAPVKTSTTLATEGRDPAEFPAYIDTLKAHALQQGIDQATLDSAFANVHFVDHVIASDKNQLEKKVTLSDYLSRVITDKKIAQGRDNLQRYQGQLMPISQQYGVQAQYIVALWAMESNFGQIQGREDLISALSTLAFEGRREAFFTKELVAALKIIQQQHITADEMKGSWAGAMGQNQFMPSSFMNYGADGDGDGRIDIWNNVDDVFASTANYLSKEGWKPGEGWGREVILPVDFVPEQAGLKNQQAKTVGEWEKLGIRMNSDEALPDTHQRAWIVTPDDAPGRAFMVYDNFRTIMHWNRSYYFAISIGMMADAISK, via the coding sequence ATGAAGCTTACCTCTCTGAGCAGCATTATTTTCTCGCTGATTCTGGCCGGATGCGCCAGTAAAAACAACGCGGCTCCCACGCCTCAGACGCCGGTTCCGGCTACGCCTTCTGCTTCCTCCGCGCCCGCATCGGCTTCACAAGGTGGATTCCTGCAGGCCGCACCGGTTAAAACCAGCACTACGCTGGCGACTGAAGGGCGCGATCCTGCAGAATTTCCTGCCTATATAGATACGCTGAAAGCGCATGCCCTCCAGCAGGGTATCGATCAGGCCACGCTGGACAGTGCTTTTGCCAATGTGCATTTTGTCGATCATGTGATCGCCTCTGACAAAAATCAGCTGGAAAAAAAGGTGACGCTGAGCGACTACCTGTCCCGGGTAATCACCGACAAAAAAATCGCGCAGGGGCGTGACAATCTGCAGCGCTATCAGGGGCAGCTGATGCCCATCAGCCAGCAGTATGGCGTGCAGGCGCAATATATAGTGGCGCTCTGGGCGATGGAGAGTAATTTTGGTCAAATCCAGGGTAGAGAAGATTTGATCTCTGCGCTCTCGACGCTGGCCTTCGAAGGGCGGCGCGAAGCCTTCTTCACAAAAGAGCTGGTTGCCGCGCTGAAAATTATCCAGCAGCAGCACATCACCGCTGATGAGATGAAAGGGTCATGGGCCGGCGCTATGGGGCAAAACCAGTTTATGCCAAGCTCCTTTATGAACTACGGTGCAGACGGTGACGGTGATGGCAGGATCGATATCTGGAACAACGTCGATGATGTGTTCGCCTCTACGGCCAATTATCTTTCCAAAGAGGGGTGGAAGCCGGGAGAGGGCTGGGGAAGGGAAGTCATCCTGCCTGTGGACTTTGTGCCAGAACAGGCCGGGCTGAAAAATCAGCAGGCTAAAACCGTCGGCGAGTGGGAAAAACTGGGGATCCGCATGAACAGCGATGAGGCTCTGCCGGATACCCATCAGCGAGCCTGGATTGTTACCCCAGACGATGCGCCGGGAAGGGCATTCATGGTTTATGACAATTTCCGCACAATCATGCACTGGAATCGATCGTATTATTTCGCCATCAGTATCGGCATGATGGCCGACGCTATCTCAAAGTAA
- a CDS encoding YcgL domain-containing protein: MFCVIYRSSKRDQTYLYVEKKDDFSRVPAELMQGFGKPLLAMLLPLDGSKKLANADLTKVKASLEAQGYYLQVPPPIESLLKTHLEKE; encoded by the coding sequence ATGTTTTGTGTGATCTACAGAAGCTCCAAACGCGACCAGACTTATCTCTATGTCGAAAAAAAAGACGATTTCTCCCGTGTCCCTGCAGAGTTGATGCAGGGTTTCGGTAAACCCTTGTTAGCCATGCTGCTACCGCTGGACGGCAGCAAGAAGTTAGCCAACGCTGACCTGACTAAGGTAAAGGCTTCCCTTGAGGCTCAGGGTTATTATTTACAGGTTCCTCCTCCAATCGAAAGTCTGCTTAAGACCCATCTTGAAAAAGAGTAA
- the minC gene encoding septum site-determining protein MinC: protein MPQTPIDLKGSNFTLSVVHLHHADPDVVREALQDKVNQAPAFLKNAPVVLNVMSLKSDVNWRLMQQAITSTGLHIVGVSGCKDESLKRVISRAGLPFLSEGKEQKKAVEVTEPVQPVEIPAVKTRIITAPVRSGQQIYAKNSDLIVISNVSAGAELIADGNIHVYGMMRGKALAGASGDRESQIFCTSLSAELVSIAGEYWIMDQIPAEFFGKASRLSLLNGALTIQTLN from the coding sequence ATGCCACAAACGCCAATCGATTTAAAAGGCAGTAATTTTACTCTGTCTGTTGTGCACCTTCATCACGCCGACCCAGACGTGGTTCGTGAGGCGCTACAGGATAAAGTTAACCAGGCTCCTGCCTTCCTGAAAAATGCTCCGGTTGTGCTGAATGTGATGTCACTGAAAAGTGACGTTAACTGGCGACTGATGCAACAGGCCATCACCTCAACCGGACTGCATATCGTCGGCGTCAGCGGCTGCAAAGATGAGTCGCTGAAGCGCGTTATCAGCCGTGCAGGGCTGCCTTTTTTGTCGGAAGGAAAAGAGCAGAAAAAAGCCGTTGAGGTCACTGAACCCGTCCAACCAGTAGAGATCCCTGCGGTCAAAACGCGGATCATCACTGCCCCTGTCCGTTCTGGCCAACAGATTTATGCTAAAAACAGCGATTTGATCGTCATCAGCAATGTCAGCGCCGGTGCCGAACTCATTGCCGATGGCAATATCCATGTTTATGGCATGATGCGCGGAAAGGCGTTGGCGGGAGCCAGCGGTGACCGCGAATCTCAGATTTTTTGCACCAGTTTATCAGCAGAATTGGTCTCCATCGCCGGTGAATACTGGATTATGGACCAGATTCCAGCTGAATTTTTTGGAAAAGCGTCCCGTCTCAGTTTGCTGAACGGCGCTCTGACTATACAGACACTGAATTGA
- the minD gene encoding septum site-determining protein MinD, with the protein MARIIVVTSGKGGVGKTTSSAAIATGLAQKGKKTVVIDFDIGLRNLDLIMGCERRVVYDFVNVIQGDATLNQALIKDKRTENLFILPASQTRDKDALTREGVEKVLNDLATMNFDFVVCDSPAGIETGALMALYFADEAIITTNPEVSSVRDSDRILGILSSKSRRAENGQDPIKEHLLLTRYNPGRVNRGDMLSMEDVLEILRIPLAGVIPEDQSVLRASNQGEPVILDVESDAGKAYSDTVDRLLGEERPFRFIEEEKKGFLKRLFGG; encoded by the coding sequence ATGGCACGCATTATTGTTGTTACATCGGGAAAAGGAGGCGTGGGCAAGACCACCTCCAGCGCGGCCATCGCTACCGGTTTAGCCCAGAAGGGCAAAAAGACCGTGGTTATCGACTTTGACATCGGTTTACGTAATCTCGATCTGATCATGGGCTGTGAACGCCGTGTGGTGTACGATTTTGTAAACGTTATTCAGGGTGATGCCACGCTGAATCAGGCGCTGATCAAAGACAAACGTACTGAAAATCTCTTTATCCTGCCTGCGTCGCAAACGCGTGATAAAGATGCGCTAACCCGTGAAGGCGTGGAAAAAGTGCTTAACGATTTGGCTACCATGAACTTTGACTTTGTCGTCTGTGATTCTCCGGCGGGGATTGAAACGGGTGCGCTGATGGCGCTCTATTTCGCCGATGAAGCTATTATTACTACTAACCCTGAAGTTTCCTCAGTACGCGACTCAGACCGCATCCTGGGTATCCTCTCCTCTAAATCCCGTCGTGCGGAAAATGGTCAGGATCCTATTAAAGAGCACCTGCTTCTGACTCGCTATAACCCCGGCCGTGTAAACCGTGGCGATATGCTGAGCATGGAAGATGTGCTGGAAATCCTGCGCATTCCTCTGGCCGGTGTGATCCCTGAAGATCAGTCCGTGCTGCGTGCCTCTAACCAGGGCGAGCCGGTAATTCTGGATGTGGAATCTGACGCGGGCAAAGCATACTCCGACACCGTTGACCGTCTTCTCGGTGAAGAACGTCCCTTCCGCTTCATTGAAGAAGAGAAGAAGGGTTTCCTGAAACGCCTGTTTGGGGGATAA
- the minE gene encoding cell division topological specificity factor MinE: protein MALLDFFLSRKKSTANIAKERLQIIVAERRRGDSEPHYLPQLKRDILEVICKYVKIDPEMLSVKLDQKDDDISILELNVTLPEAEEAPK, encoded by the coding sequence ATGGCCTTATTAGATTTCTTTTTATCCCGTAAAAAGAGCACAGCCAATATAGCCAAGGAACGGCTGCAGATTATTGTGGCAGAGCGCAGGAGGGGGGACAGTGAGCCCCACTACCTGCCGCAGCTGAAAAGGGACATTCTTGAAGTCATCTGCAAATATGTGAAAATTGATCCAGAGATGCTTAGCGTCAAACTGGATCAAAAGGATGATGATATTTCGATTCTGGAGCTGAACGTGACGCTTCCGGAGGCAGAAGAAGCACCGAAATGA